AACTTGAAGAATAGTTGATTTATGTGTATAGTAATAGTATTGCTTTTTAATATAGGAGGATATATCATGCAAGGAATTGGAATTATTTTAATTTATGTTGTAATTCTTGGTGCAATGTGGTTCTTACTTATGAGACCTCAGAAAAAAGAACAGAAGAGAATTCAGGCAATGCTTTCAACAATGGAAGTCGGAGATACAGTTTTAACAACAAGTGGTTTTTATGGTGTTATTATTGATATCTCAGAAGAGGATGTGATTGTAGAATTCGGTAACAATAAAAACTGCCGTATTCCAATGCAGAAAGCTGCAATTGCACAGCTTGAGAAGCCAGGAACATCTACAGAAGCATAAGTTAAAGGGGTGAAAAGTTAAACTTTTCATCCTTTTTTGTTGCAGAAATTTATCGAATATTCACTTTTTATTGCTTCTTTTTTATAATTATGCAACACTTTTACGAATTAAAGGGTTGAAACGAAAGCAAAAATACGTTATTATAAGTACATTCGAGCAATTAAATGTAGAATATATAATCTGTGACAAACGGATAAACCATTTTATTTATGGAAGGGTGAAACATTATGAAACTGAAAATTGGTGTGATTAAAGGAGACGGTATCGGGCCGGAAGTTGTAAATGAAGCAATGAAAGTGTTAGATAAAGTCGGTGTTGTATACGGACATGAATTTGACTATACACAACTTTTAATGGGAGGAGCATCGATTGACACATACGGAGTTCCATTGACGGATGAGACAATTGAACTTGCAAAGAATAGTGATGCAGTATTACTTGGATCTATAGGCGGAGATGCTAAGACGTCACCTTGGTATAAACTAGAACCATCTAAAAGACCGGAAGCGGGGTTGCTGAAGATTAGAAAAGCATTGAATCTGTTTGCAAATTTAAGACCGGCGGTGTTATATGACGAATTAAAAGGAGCCTGTCCTTTAAAAGAAGAAATTACAGAGGGCG
This Ruminococcus hominis DNA region includes the following protein-coding sequences:
- the yajC gene encoding preprotein translocase subunit YajC, which produces MQGIGIILIYVVILGAMWFLLMRPQKKEQKRIQAMLSTMEVGDTVLTTSGFYGVIIDISEEDVIVEFGNNKNCRIPMQKAAIAQLEKPGTSTEA